From a region of the Bradyrhizobium guangdongense genome:
- a CDS encoding RraA family protein, with product MTNPGIVRNPSAPQVDPSTVAKLRSIAVALLSDQLHRNCGSIGLRAYHSPAPMAGTAVTVKTRGGDNLAILRAYDFCRPGDVMVVDAGGDTTNALVGGIMTFAAASLGLAGMVLDGAIRDAAEIGARAFPVYARGVNHRGPYKDGPGEINVPITVGGMVVNPGDVIVGDQDGLLAFPPGLAASVIEKAMAQHQKEEATMQAIREGRWDRSFVDALEARCAN from the coding sequence ATGACCAATCCCGGAATCGTCAGAAACCCCTCCGCTCCCCAGGTCGACCCGTCCACCGTCGCCAAGCTGCGGAGCATCGCGGTGGCGCTGCTGAGCGATCAACTGCACCGCAACTGCGGCAGCATCGGTCTTCGCGCCTACCATTCGCCCGCCCCCATGGCCGGCACGGCGGTGACCGTGAAGACGCGTGGCGGGGACAACCTCGCCATTCTGCGCGCCTATGATTTCTGCCGGCCCGGAGACGTCATGGTGGTCGATGCCGGCGGAGACACTACCAACGCTCTGGTCGGTGGCATCATGACCTTCGCCGCCGCTTCGCTGGGTCTCGCCGGCATGGTGCTCGATGGCGCCATTCGGGACGCGGCCGAAATCGGCGCACGAGCTTTTCCCGTTTATGCCCGCGGCGTGAACCACCGCGGCCCCTACAAGGACGGTCCAGGGGAGATCAACGTGCCGATCACGGTCGGCGGTATGGTGGTCAATCCGGGAGACGTGATCGTCGGGGACCAAGATGGACTTCTCGCCTTCCCGCCCGGTCTTGCCGCAAGCGTGATCGAGAAGGCGATGGCTCAACATCAGAAGGAGGAGGCGACGATGCAGGCCATTCGCGAGGGCCGCTGGGACCGTTCCTTTGTCGACGCGCTGGAAGCGCGCTGCGCCAATTGA
- a CDS encoding aspartate transaminase produces the protein MNRSRISARVRRIKPSPSTAAADRASALKREGKSIVSLVVGEPDFDTPAHIRTAAVWAMEKGETRYTVLAGTLELRQAIVAKLKRENGLVYDPAEIVVTNGAKSAIYSALEATLEAGDEVIIPAPYWVSYPDMVLACEGIPKIVACPESQSFKISPAQLEAAISEKTRWLLINSPSNPTGASYSAAEYRGIAEVLARHPHVLVMTDDIYEHIRFDGESTPHLLNAAPELRERVLAINGVSKTYAMTGWRIGWIAGPADLVGALNTLLSQASGNACSISQAAAVAALTGDQSFVGETVATYRARRDRTLARINAIPGLSCRPPDGAFYLYVNCAGLIGRTTPAGTRLESDSDVVMYLLEAAGVAVVQGTAYGLSPFFRASIATSQAALDEGTDRIARAVAELH, from the coding sequence ATGAACCGTTCTCGTATTTCCGCGCGCGTCAGACGCATCAAGCCTTCGCCCAGCACGGCGGCTGCGGATCGGGCGAGCGCGCTCAAGCGCGAGGGCAAGAGCATCGTCAGCCTTGTGGTCGGCGAGCCGGATTTCGACACGCCCGCGCATATTCGCACTGCCGCCGTCTGGGCGATGGAGAAGGGAGAGACGCGGTACACGGTGCTTGCCGGCACGCTGGAGCTGCGCCAGGCGATCGTCGCCAAGCTGAAGCGCGAAAACGGCCTCGTCTACGATCCCGCGGAGATCGTCGTCACCAACGGCGCCAAGAGCGCCATTTACAGCGCGCTCGAAGCGACCCTCGAGGCCGGCGACGAGGTGATCATCCCAGCGCCCTATTGGGTGTCCTATCCGGACATGGTGCTCGCCTGCGAAGGAATACCTAAGATCGTGGCCTGTCCGGAAAGCCAGAGCTTCAAGATCTCGCCGGCCCAGCTGGAGGCGGCGATCTCGGAGAAGACGCGCTGGCTGTTGATCAACTCGCCATCGAACCCGACCGGCGCAAGCTATTCCGCAGCGGAATATCGCGGGATTGCCGAGGTTCTCGCCCGCCATCCGCATGTGCTGGTCATGACCGACGACATCTACGAACACATCCGTTTCGACGGCGAGAGTACGCCGCATCTGCTCAACGCAGCACCCGAGCTGCGTGAGCGCGTCCTCGCCATCAACGGCGTATCCAAGACCTATGCGATGACCGGCTGGCGCATCGGCTGGATCGCCGGCCCCGCGGACCTCGTCGGCGCGCTGAATACGCTGCTGTCGCAGGCCTCGGGCAATGCCTGCTCGATCAGCCAGGCGGCGGCGGTCGCGGCGCTCACCGGCGACCAGAGCTTCGTTGGCGAGACCGTTGCGACTTATCGGGCGCGTCGCGATCGCACGCTCGCGCGTATCAACGCGATCCCCGGGCTGAGTTGCCGGCCGCCCGACGGAGCGTTTTATCTCTACGTCAATTGTGCAGGCCTGATCGGCCGGACAACGCCGGCCGGGACTCGCCTCGAGAGCGACAGTGACGTCGTGATGTACTTGTTGGAGGCGGCCGGCGTGGCCGTCGTCCAGGGCACCGCCTACGGTCTGTCGCCATTCTTCCGTGCCTCGATCGCGACATCGCAAGCGGCGCTCGACGAAGGCACGGATCGCATCGCCCGTGCAGTTGCCGAGCTGCACTAA
- the nac gene encoding nitrogen assimilation transcriptional regulator NAC, with protein MNLRRLQYFVKIVDVGSLTQAADVLHVAQPALSQQLATLEGEVRQQLLVRTKSGVVPTEAGKVLYRHAQLILRQCEQARADMSAAAKSISGAVAVGLAPGTAAAGLALPLLRTVRARHPGILLYLNETYGTTLSELVMNGRMDLAVLYGGKTAVHGLSFVPLLREQLYVVGPASMMAPPGEISVPALADMDLYLARPYNVVRKMVNEAFAAIGQAPKVVAEIESASTLTAVIADGLGATILPESMARQVAGSCGGWQSRIVDPIIEAPLALCQSDHLPLSEPAQAIKEILLELVAGLPGNLVVAEERAQKAS; from the coding sequence GTGAATCTGAGGCGTCTTCAGTATTTCGTGAAGATCGTCGACGTCGGCAGCCTGACGCAGGCCGCCGATGTGCTCCATGTCGCGCAGCCGGCGCTCAGCCAGCAGCTCGCGACCTTGGAGGGCGAGGTCCGCCAGCAGCTCCTGGTGCGCACCAAAAGCGGCGTCGTGCCCACGGAAGCGGGCAAGGTGCTGTATCGCCACGCGCAGCTCATCTTGCGTCAATGCGAGCAGGCGCGCGCCGATATGAGCGCGGCGGCCAAGAGCATCTCCGGTGCGGTCGCCGTCGGACTTGCGCCTGGAACGGCCGCGGCCGGACTCGCGCTGCCGCTGCTGCGGACCGTGCGCGCCCGCCACCCTGGCATCCTGCTCTACCTCAACGAGACCTACGGAACGACGCTCTCGGAGCTCGTCATGAACGGCCGGATGGATCTCGCCGTGCTCTACGGCGGCAAGACGGCCGTTCATGGCCTCTCGTTCGTGCCGCTGCTGCGCGAACAGCTCTACGTGGTCGGCCCCGCCAGCATGATGGCCCCGCCGGGCGAGATCAGCGTGCCAGCGCTGGCCGACATGGATCTCTATCTCGCCCGTCCCTACAACGTCGTGCGCAAGATGGTGAACGAAGCCTTTGCGGCGATCGGTCAGGCGCCGAAGGTCGTCGCGGAAATCGAATCGGCGAGCACATTGACGGCGGTGATCGCCGACGGGCTCGGCGCGACGATCCTGCCGGAATCGATGGCCCGACAGGTGGCGGGCTCCTGCGGCGGCTGGCAGTCCCGCATCGTCGATCCGATCATCGAGGCGCCGTTGGCATTGTGCCAGTCCGATCATTTGCCGCTATCGGAGCCGGCCCAGGCCATCAAGGAAATCCTGCTCGAGCTCGTTGCTGGGCTGCCTGGCAATCTCGTCGTCGCCGAGGAGCGGGCGCAGAAAGCGTCATAG
- a CDS encoding acetyl-CoA carboxylase biotin carboxyl carrier protein: MDLDRIKSLIDAMAASDLAEMEFSQGGMSLRLVRRPQPTESRPAVPVVAATARPPSRPEPAQPAPVNAAADGVVAPLFGVAYLQPDPDAPPFVTVAQAITAGTTLCVIEAMKMFHEVRADRDGAVIAILVSTGQEVEAGQELMRIR, encoded by the coding sequence ATGGATCTCGATCGTATCAAGTCACTGATTGACGCCATGGCGGCTTCCGATCTGGCCGAGATGGAGTTCAGCCAGGGCGGCATGTCATTGCGGCTGGTGCGCCGACCGCAGCCGACCGAATCGCGGCCGGCGGTGCCAGTGGTCGCCGCCACGGCGCGCCCCCCGAGCCGTCCCGAGCCTGCGCAACCGGCACCGGTCAACGCCGCGGCGGATGGCGTCGTCGCGCCGCTGTTTGGCGTTGCCTATCTGCAGCCCGATCCTGACGCGCCGCCCTTCGTCACGGTGGCCCAGGCGATCACCGCCGGCACGACATTGTGCGTCATCGAAGCCATGAAGATGTTTCACGAGGTCCGTGCCGATCGGGACGGCGCCGTGATCGCAATTCTCGTCTCCACCGGGCAGGAGGTCGAGGCCGGGCAAGAACTGATGCGGATCAGGTAG
- the accC gene encoding acetyl-CoA carboxylase biotin carboxylase subunit — MFGSVLIANRGEIALRIQRGCRRLGLRTIVVHSEADRDAPYVHHADEAICIGPAAAAQSYLNQTALLFAAEVSGAEAIHPGYGFLSENPGFAEQVEAAGLTFIGPTAAVMRVMGDKVAAKRAMRAAGVPCVPGPDAALGDDLDLARATARQIGYPVILKAAGGGGGRGMRMVESEAGLIDAIAVTREEARRGFANSAIYIEKFLRRPRHVEIQVIADTHGNAVWLGSRDCSLQRRHQKVLEEAPAPGLDQDVLAQIGERCAEACRQLEYRGVGTFEFLVEDDAFYFIEMNTRLQVEHPVTEMTAGIDIVEAQIRVAQGEALPFAQADIVCRGHAFECRINAEDPDTFVPSPGVITAWELPGGPGVRIDSHASSGYRVPPYYDSLIGKLVVHGANRAEALDRLRIALDEMRVEGIATNLPLHRRLVRDAAFIRGGVSIHHLEQQLCGSGKA; from the coding sequence ATGTTCGGCTCGGTCCTCATAGCCAACCGGGGCGAGATCGCGCTGCGCATCCAGCGTGGTTGCCGGCGGCTCGGGCTGCGCACCATCGTCGTCCATTCGGAGGCCGATCGCGATGCGCCCTACGTGCATCATGCCGACGAGGCCATCTGCATCGGGCCGGCCGCGGCAGCGCAGAGCTATCTCAACCAGACGGCGTTGCTGTTCGCCGCCGAGGTCAGCGGAGCGGAGGCGATCCATCCGGGCTACGGGTTCCTGTCCGAGAACCCTGGCTTCGCCGAGCAGGTCGAAGCTGCCGGCCTGACCTTCATCGGCCCGACGGCCGCGGTGATGCGCGTCATGGGCGACAAGGTCGCGGCCAAGCGGGCGATGCGCGCCGCCGGCGTTCCCTGCGTACCCGGTCCGGATGCGGCGCTCGGCGACGACCTCGATCTCGCGCGCGCAACCGCGCGGCAGATCGGCTACCCCGTGATCCTGAAAGCGGCGGGCGGCGGCGGTGGACGCGGCATGCGCATGGTGGAGAGCGAGGCTGGCCTCATCGATGCGATCGCCGTGACGCGGGAAGAGGCGCGGCGCGGCTTCGCCAACAGCGCGATCTACATCGAGAAATTCCTGCGCCGGCCGCGACATGTCGAGATCCAGGTGATTGCCGATACCCATGGCAATGCCGTCTGGCTCGGCAGCCGCGATTGCTCGCTGCAGCGACGGCACCAGAAGGTGCTGGAGGAGGCGCCGGCACCGGGACTGGACCAGGACGTGCTGGCGCAGATCGGCGAGCGCTGCGCGGAGGCCTGCCGGCAGCTCGAATACCGCGGCGTCGGCACGTTCGAGTTCCTCGTCGAGGATGACGCGTTCTACTTCATCGAGATGAATACGCGCCTGCAGGTCGAACACCCCGTCACCGAGATGACCGCTGGGATCGATATCGTCGAGGCGCAGATTCGTGTGGCTCAGGGCGAGGCGCTGCCGTTCGCGCAAGCCGACATCGTCTGCCGCGGTCATGCCTTCGAATGCCGGATCAACGCCGAAGATCCCGACACGTTCGTGCCGTCCCCCGGTGTGATCACCGCCTGGGAGCTCCCCGGCGGCCCCGGCGTGCGCATCGATAGCCATGCCAGCAGCGGATATCGCGTGCCGCCATATTACGACTCGCTGATCGGCAAGCTCGTCGTGCACGGCGCGAATCGCGCCGAGGCCCTGGACCGGCTGCGCATCGCCCTCGACGAAATGCGCGTGGAAGGAATCGCGACCAACCTGCCGCTGCACCGGCGGCTCGTCAGGGATGCCGCGTTCATCAGGGGCGGCGTCAGCATTCACCATCTCGAGCAGCAGTTGTGCGGGAGCGGCAAGGCATGA
- the pxpB gene encoding 5-oxoprolinase subunit PxpB, translating to MTTDLPQLSLLGTTALLFEAPGETSLTTQCRIWALALEAGRLPGVREAVPGMNNLMIAFAEPPRHRGQIEHRLIELWHALEPLPVAGRCLDLPVVYGGDGGPHMADVVAHTGLSVDDIVAIHSAPTYTVYALGSHPGYCYLGGMDQRIATPRRKVPVLRIPRGAVSIGGSQTGVSASDGPSGWNTIGSTEVAFFDVERTPPALLQPGDCIRFKTIRVLR from the coding sequence ATGACGACGGACCTGCCACAACTCAGCCTGCTGGGAACGACCGCGCTGCTGTTCGAAGCTCCGGGCGAGACCTCGCTGACGACGCAGTGCCGCATCTGGGCCCTGGCGCTGGAGGCGGGCCGTCTGCCCGGCGTTCGGGAGGCCGTGCCGGGCATGAACAACCTCATGATCGCTTTCGCCGAGCCGCCGCGGCACCGGGGACAAATCGAGCACAGACTGATCGAGCTGTGGCACGCCCTCGAGCCGCTTCCTGTCGCCGGGCGCTGCCTTGATCTGCCGGTGGTCTATGGCGGCGACGGCGGCCCGCACATGGCCGATGTCGTGGCCCACACCGGATTGAGCGTCGACGATATCGTCGCGATCCACAGCGCACCGACTTACACCGTCTACGCCCTCGGCAGCCATCCCGGGTACTGCTATCTCGGTGGCATGGACCAGCGCATCGCGACGCCGCGGCGCAAGGTGCCGGTGCTGCGCATCCCACGCGGCGCCGTCTCCATCGGCGGCAGTCAGACCGGCGTCTCTGCCTCCGATGGGCCGAGCGGCTGGAATACGATCGGCAGCACCGAGGTCGCATTCTTCGATGTCGAGCGCACGCCGCCAGCGCTGCTGCAGCCCGGTGACTGCATCCGCTTCAAAACCATCCGGGTGCTGCGATGA
- a CDS encoding biotin-dependent carboxyltransferase family protein — MIEVLSAGALATVQDLGRTGALNLGVGTSGAMDPLALAAGNILLRNEENAAALEIPLFPFRVRFTHSTVFAVTGADCAPRLDEAPVLPWWAHRADAGQVLSLAVPSTATWRASRVYLCIAGGIDVPSVLGSRSTQLRGAFGGLEGRPLRDGDRLPIAEPPGRAKTGFGITPPGLALPLEVDGLTAVRVLPAAEYDSFTPSSHEALWSEPWKITSQSDRYGYRLAGPELRPQRPMELRSHGIVPGVIQVPHGGQPIIQMRDAQPSGGYPKIGTVIDADLWRLGQAPIGSRIRFVLCSWDEALDASAATRRWLSNARRLVELYCNQGAVR, encoded by the coding sequence ATGATCGAGGTGCTGTCGGCCGGCGCGCTCGCCACGGTGCAAGATCTCGGCCGCACCGGCGCGCTCAACCTCGGCGTCGGGACATCGGGTGCGATGGACCCGTTGGCGCTCGCCGCTGGAAACATCCTGCTGCGCAACGAGGAGAATGCGGCAGCCCTCGAGATACCGCTGTTCCCGTTCCGCGTCCGCTTCACCCATTCGACGGTGTTCGCCGTGACCGGCGCGGATTGCGCGCCGCGGCTCGACGAGGCGCCAGTGCTACCATGGTGGGCGCACCGCGCCGATGCCGGCCAGGTCCTCTCGCTCGCCGTTCCCTCAACTGCGACCTGGCGCGCCAGCCGCGTCTACCTGTGCATCGCGGGCGGGATCGATGTTCCCTCGGTGCTCGGCTCACGCAGTACCCAGCTGCGCGGCGCCTTCGGCGGGTTAGAGGGCCGTCCGCTGCGCGACGGCGATCGGTTGCCAATTGCCGAGCCCCCCGGTCGCGCCAAGACAGGCTTCGGCATCACGCCGCCCGGCCTCGCCTTGCCATTGGAGGTGGACGGGTTGACCGCCGTGCGGGTGCTGCCGGCTGCCGAATACGATAGCTTCACGCCGTCTTCCCACGAGGCGCTATGGTCCGAGCCTTGGAAGATTACGTCACAGAGCGACCGCTACGGCTATCGTCTCGCCGGCCCCGAACTCAGGCCGCAGCGACCCATGGAGCTGCGCTCCCACGGCATTGTCCCAGGCGTGATCCAGGTCCCCCACGGCGGCCAGCCGATCATCCAGATGCGCGATGCGCAGCCATCGGGCGGCTATCCCAAGATCGGCACCGTCATCGACGCCGACCTCTGGCGCCTCGGCCAGGCTCCCATCGGCAGCCGGATTCGTTTCGTGCTGTGCAGCTGGGACGAGGCGCTGGACGCGTCGGCGGCGACCCGGCGCTGGCTGAGCAACGCCCGCCGATTGGTCGAGCTCTACTGCAACCAGGGAGCGGTGCGATGA
- a CDS encoding acetyl-CoA carboxylase biotin carboxyl carrier protein, translating to MTNPLDHVDQLCAFLAATDIGLLELKGPAGVLRLRHDGARVEVEMIEAATAALSSSPTQIIRAPVPGLYLDRHPLRSQPSVAVGDEVAAGTPLAFLQIGPLLLPVPAPEDGMVVETFAEHGATVGYGAPLIGLQPHGSDAE from the coding sequence ATGACCAACCCGCTCGACCATGTCGACCAGCTCTGCGCCTTCCTCGCGGCGACCGACATCGGCCTGCTCGAGCTGAAAGGCCCAGCCGGGGTGCTGCGCCTGCGGCATGACGGCGCCCGAGTCGAAGTCGAAATGATCGAGGCTGCGACGGCGGCGCTGTCTTCTTCCCCCACGCAGATCATTCGGGCACCGGTGCCGGGTCTCTACCTCGACCGCCATCCATTGCGCTCGCAACCATCGGTCGCCGTCGGCGACGAAGTTGCGGCCGGCACGCCGCTCGCCTTTCTCCAGATCGGACCGCTCTTGCTTCCGGTCCCGGCCCCGGAGGACGGCATGGTGGTCGAGACGTTCGCCGAGCATGGCGCGACGGTGGGATACGGCGCGCCGCTGATCGGATTGCAGCCGCACGGGAGTGACGCCGAATGA
- a CDS encoding LamB/YcsF family protein, translated as MKIDLNADLGEGYGPWSMGDDDALLGLVSSANIACGFHAGDPLIMQRTVESAKARGVDVGAHVGFPDRQGFGRRAMHIDPTELAAMVTYQLGALAGIVRAAGYRMTHMSFHGALGNMVAANAKLAEPLVRAVAAFDRELLIVSSTSRAIEGAAAACGLRVATTFLADRAYDDDGLLVPRGTAGAVIHDPALVLERVQRLLCDGVVITATGRALPMQATSILLHGDTPGAVEFARTIRAAIETAGGEIAPVSHLIAGGPGRGPS; from the coding sequence ATGAAGATCGATCTCAATGCGGATCTGGGCGAGGGCTACGGTCCCTGGTCCATGGGCGACGACGACGCTCTGCTCGGCCTCGTCTCGTCGGCCAACATCGCCTGCGGCTTTCACGCGGGCGACCCGCTGATCATGCAGCGCACCGTGGAATCGGCAAAGGCGCGGGGTGTCGATGTCGGCGCCCATGTCGGCTTCCCGGATCGCCAGGGCTTCGGCCGCCGGGCGATGCACATCGATCCTACCGAGCTCGCGGCGATGGTCACCTATCAGCTCGGCGCGCTTGCAGGGATCGTCCGCGCAGCCGGTTACCGCATGACCCACATGAGTTTCCACGGCGCCTTGGGCAACATGGTGGCCGCCAACGCCAAACTCGCCGAACCGCTGGTCCGCGCTGTCGCCGCCTTCGATCGAGAGCTCCTCATCGTATCGTCGACCAGCCGCGCCATCGAGGGGGCGGCGGCGGCCTGCGGCCTGCGCGTCGCCACCACTTTCCTCGCGGATCGCGCCTACGACGATGACGGACTGCTCGTGCCACGGGGCACGGCCGGCGCGGTCATTCACGACCCGGCGCTCGTGCTCGAACGGGTGCAGCGCCTGCTCTGCGACGGCGTCGTCATCACCGCGACCGGCCGGGCGCTGCCGATGCAGGCCACATCGATCCTGCTGCATGGCGACACCCCGGGCGCGGTCGAGTTCGCCCGGACGATCCGTGCGGCGATCGAGACCGCCGGTGGCGAGATCGCGCCGGTGTCGCACCTGATCGCCGGCGGCCCCGGGCGTGGCCCATCATAA
- a CDS encoding SDR family oxidoreductase, protein MPFSDYRTALVTGASSGIGLAVVERLAREGLQVHALARSADPLKALADRTGCIPHAVDVRDLPALTKLAGSVEFDVLVNCAGVDRPKKFLQADAEDIELLLGVNLGAVLHLCRLVVPGMVARDRGHVVNITSIAGAYNFGGNSTYHATKAAVSMLSRQLRIDAFGKRVRITEICPGRVETDIFAHVHGDSAATRAAFIDGFELPKPEDIADTIAFAIAAPVAVNIGHIEITPTLQVPGGLSTVRPEHPASPPAVT, encoded by the coding sequence ATGCCATTTTCCGACTACAGGACGGCTCTCGTCACCGGCGCCTCGTCAGGCATCGGCCTCGCCGTCGTCGAGCGCCTGGCGCGCGAGGGACTGCAGGTGCACGCGTTGGCGCGTAGCGCCGATCCACTGAAGGCGCTGGCAGATCGCACCGGCTGCATTCCCCATGCCGTCGACGTTCGCGATCTGCCTGCGCTTACCAAGCTCGCCGGCAGCGTCGAATTCGACGTTCTCGTCAACTGCGCCGGCGTCGACCGGCCCAAGAAATTCCTGCAGGCGGATGCCGAGGATATCGAGCTACTGCTCGGCGTGAATCTGGGGGCCGTCCTGCATCTGTGCCGCCTCGTCGTGCCCGGCATGGTGGCGCGCGACCGCGGTCACGTCGTGAACATCACTTCAATCGCCGGCGCCTATAATTTCGGCGGCAACTCGACCTACCACGCCACCAAGGCGGCGGTCAGCATGCTGTCCCGTCAGCTCCGGATCGATGCCTTCGGCAAGCGTGTTCGCATCACCGAGATCTGCCCGGGGCGGGTCGAGACCGATATCTTCGCTCACGTCCACGGCGACTCCGCCGCGACCCGCGCTGCCTTCATCGACGGATTCGAGCTGCCCAAACCGGAGGACATCGCCGACACGATCGCTTTCGCCATTGCCGCGCCAGTGGCGGTAAACATCGGCCATATCGAGATCACACCGACCCTGCAGGTGCCGGGCGGACTGTCGACGGTCCGTCCCGAGCACCCCGCCAGCCCTCCAGCCGTCACCTAG